Proteins encoded by one window of Oenanthe melanoleuca isolate GR-GAL-2019-014 chromosome 20, OMel1.0, whole genome shotgun sequence:
- the SRSF6 gene encoding serine/arginine-rich splicing factor 6: MPRVYIGRLSYHVREKDIQRFFSGYGRLLEVDLKNGYGFVEFEDSRDADDAVYELNGKDLCGERVIVEHARGPRRDRDGYSYSSRSGGGGGYSSRRQSGRDKYGPPVRTEFRLIVENLSSRCSWQDLKDFMRQAGEVTYADAHKERTNEGVIEFRSYSDMKRALDKLDGTEINGRKIRLVEDKPRSSHRRSYSGSRSRSRSRRRSRSRSRRSRSSRSRSRSVSKSRSRSKSRSRSKDRSRSRSKSRKSRSKSKSKPKSDRGSRSHSRSKEKSEKSRSRSRSRSRSPKENGKGDAKSKSRSRSRSRSHSPQQQPSAKARSESPPKRASRSRSRSRSKSRSRSRSSSRD; the protein is encoded by the exons ATGCCGCGCGTCTACATCGGTCGCCTGAGCTACCACGTCCGGGAGAAGGACATCCAGCGCTTCTTCAGCGGCTACGGCCGCCTGCTCGAGGTCGATCTCAAAAACGG ctACGGCTTCGTGGAGTTCGAGGACTCCCGCGACGCCGACGATGCCGTATACGAGCTGAACGGGAAGGACCTGTGCGGGGAGCGGGTTATTGTGGAGCACGCCCGCGGCCCCCGCCGCGACAGGGACGGCTACAGCTACAGCAGCCGCA GTGGGGGTGGTGGCGGATATAGCAGTCGGAGACAGTCGGGACGAGATAAATACGGACCACCCGTTCGTACAGAGTTCAGGCTGATTGTTGAGAACCTTTCCAGTCGCTGTAGTTGGCAAGATTTAAAA gatTTCATGAGGCAGGCTGGGGAGGTGACCTATGCAGATGCCCACAAAGAACGTACAAATGAAGGAGTGATCGAGTTCCGGTCCTACTCGGACATGAAGCGTGCCCTGGACAAGCTGGATGGCACAGAGATAAACGGCAGGAAGATCAGGCTGGTGGAGGACAAGCCACGCTCCAGCCACAGACGATCCTACTCAGGGAGCAGGTCCAG GTCACGATCCAGGAGACGGTCTAGAAGCAGAAGTCGGAGAAGTCGGAGCAGCCGCAGCAGGTCCCGTAGTGTCTCCAAAAGCCGTTCCCG ATCTAAATCCAGGTCACGAAGCAAAGACCGCTCCCGTTCCCGATCCAAAAGCAGGAAGTCCAGATCAAAGAGCAAATCCAAACCCAAGTCTGACAGGGGTTCGCGCTCGCACAGCAGATCCAAGGAGAAGTCTGAGAAGTCCCGGTCCAGATCCAGGTCCAGGTCTCGATCTCCAAAAGAAAATGGTAAAGGGGATGCTAAGTCCAAGTCCAGGTCCAGGAGCAGGTCTCGCTCCCACTCCCCGCAGCAGCAGCCGTCTGCCAAGGCTCGCTCCGAGTCGCCGCCCAAAAGAGCCTCCAGGTCCCGCTCCAGGTCCCGCTCAAAGTCCCGCTCGCGATCAAGATCCAGTTCAAGAGATTAG